From the Musa acuminata AAA Group cultivar baxijiao chromosome BXJ3-7, Cavendish_Baxijiao_AAA, whole genome shotgun sequence genome, one window contains:
- the LOC135642596 gene encoding uncharacterized protein LOC135642596 has protein sequence MAPLPSKAIAAVAGMVRQRLRAAVRTRGGGGEGAGRWTSPGTEERPKGYIFNRLPPPPGKSREWEDWELPCYITSFLAIVILGVGLNAKPDLTLETWAHQKALERLQKQETASDSD, from the coding sequence ATGGCTCCTCTTCCATCGAAGGCAATCGCGGCGGTGGCTGGCATGGTTCGACAGCGGCTGAGGGCGGCGGTGCGGACCAGAGGCGGCGGCGGGGAGGGGGCTGGGCGGTGGACGAGCCCTGGGACGGAGGAGCGGCCCAAGGGGTACATCTTCAATCGGCTGCCGCCCCCCCCGGGGAAGTCGAGGGAGTGGGAGGACTGGGAGCTGCCCTGCTACATCACCTCCTTCCTCGCGATCGTCATCCTCGGCGTCGGCCTTAACGCCAAGCCCGACCTCACTCTCGAGACCTGGGCCCACCAGAAGGCCCTCGAGCGCCTCCAGAAGCAAGAAACCGCCTCCGATTCTGATTAG
- the LOC135642566 gene encoding uncharacterized protein LOC135642566: MGVGGVRTLHLRCSPVFLRPPPTRSPRLLRKFFSPPRTLQKRHSLSFHSAASPEPLSYSVENGNANSCTRCTPGVVNDISCNKLLQVVLVSPQIPGNTGSIARTCAASAVGLHLVGPLGYTIEDSKLKRAGLDYWPYVVVKVHTSWAEFREYFRQQDGEKRLLAFTKRGTQIHSDFTYKRGDWLVFGSETSGLPPEALFDCSAEGLGGGTIRIPMVETYVRCLNLSVSVGIALYEASRQLNYEQLQYPLSSEDESQRLFLSEDIFG; this comes from the exons ATGGGGGTGGGCGGCGTAAGGACCCTCCACCTCCGGTGCTCGCCCGTGTTCCTTCGCCCTCCTCCTACTCGTTCTCCCCGCCTTCTTCGCAAATTCTTTTCCCCACCGAGAACCCTCCAAAAACGGCACTCGCTCTCCTTCCATTCCGCTGCTTCGCCGGAGCCTCTCTCCTACTCGG TTGAAAATGGTAATGCAAACTCTTGTACCAGGTGCACTCCTGGAGTTGTTAATGACATTTCATGCAACAAGCTTCTTCAAGTAGTGCTTGTTTCTCCACAG ATTCCAGGAAATACAGGATCCATTGCCAGAACATGTGCAGCATCAGCTGTTGGTCTGCATCTTGTTGGG CCCTTAGGATATACAATAGAAGATTCTAAACTAAAGCGTGCTGGATTGGATTATTGGCC ATATGTGGTTGTTAAAGTACACACCTCTTGGGCCGAGTTTCGAGAATATTTCAGACAACAG GATGGTGAAAAACGGCTTTTAGCATTCACCAAGAGAGGCACACAGATCCACTCG GATTTCACCTACAAGCGAGGTGATTGGCTAGTTTTCGGTTCGGAGACTAGCGGACTACCACCTGAAGCTCTGTTTGATTGCAGCGCAGAAGGCCTCGGTGGTGGAACCATCAGAATTCCAATGGTTGAAACATATGTCCGCTGCCTGAACCTCTCCGTCAGTGTCGGTATTGCTCTGTATGAAGCATCCAGACAGCTGAACTATGAGCAGCTTCAGTACCCGCTCTCGAGTGAGGATGAGAGCCAACGATTATTCTTGTCGGAAGATATTTTTGGCTAA
- the LOC135642602 gene encoding IRK-interacting protein-like produces the protein MASSTASSQAHGTESDDIQAAIAKTAELRSLHAKLLQRRNLGGGPFVLGPPVGAASFLRHSNPHSTAEDYPVFTPSYDEESLPGFHYVRPETRSLSETWSAIQVEGKNDATINIDAQKNKQNICSKNEHLSKRSSCINHISFLQASLVTDTHISSSGRSSPGEHETIKKCNTCKPVTISREPEREHRNLKTVSSTTSLHDTGTSKHVHTKHRGPVLSWLFPKSKRKPKPEMLPHPIESEEMSQFLNDWGLLSFESLKKELLEANKNKDAALAEVAKMRSLFGELQQKLVNLETYCEELKKALKQAAHVKSCQVTDRPNLPKRTKTSGCVKDELMPVSHEVMMEGFLQIVSEARLSIKQFSKMLIHHIEETECDMMEKLNLILQHQQMSSSKKHSKVMLYHVEALINQCLYQDFENCIFQKNGSPKFLDPQQERRENYSAFLALRNLSWNEVLHKGTKYYSKNFSTFCDQKMSCIASLLNWSRLWPEQLLQCFFIAAKFIWLLHLLAFSFSPPLMILRVDENRIFDPLYMEDILLDKKRTQIAAQVKIMVMPGFYIQDKVLKCRVLCESLSLAK, from the exons ATGGCTTCTTCTACCGCGTCTTCTCAGGCTCATGGAACCGAGAGCGACGATATCCAGGCGGCCATTGCCAAGACCGCGGAGCTGAGGTCTCTGCACGCGAAGTTGCTACAGAGGCGCAACCTTGGTGGTGGCCCCTTTGTGCTCGGCCCGCCCGTCGGTGCCGCTTCTTTTCTGCGCCACTCTAATCCGCACTCCACCGCCGAAGATTACCCTGTCTTCACACCT AGTTATGATGAAGAATCCTTACCAGGTTTTCACTACGTCCGTCCTGAAACCCGAAGCTTATCGGAAACCTGGAGTGCCATTCAGGTAGAAGGCAAAAATGATGCAACAATAAACATAGATGCCCAGAAAAACAAGCAAAATATTTGCTCAAAGAATGAGCATTTATCCAAGAGAAGCTCATGCATAAAtcacatttcctttttgcaagctTCGCTGGTGACTGATACCCACATTTCCTCTAGTGGTAGAAGCAGTCCCGGCGAGCATGAAACCatcaaaaagtgcaacacatgcaAGCCTGTAACCATTAGTAGGGAACCCGAAAGGGAGCACAGGAACCTGAAGACAGTTTCGAGCACGACATCTTTGCATGACACAGGGACATCAAAACATGTGCATACAAAGCACAGAGGGCCTGTTCTGTCATGGTTATTTCCGAAATCGAAAAGGAAACCCAAGCCAGAGATGTTGCCACACCCGATAGAATCTGAAGAGATGTCCCAATTCTTGAATGACTGGGGATTACTTTCATTTGAATCACTGAAGAAGGAACTGCTTGAAGCTAACAAGAACAAGGATGCTGCACTCGCAGAAGTTGCAAAAATGAGGTCTTTGTTTGGGGAGCTGCAACAAAAGCTCGTCAATTTGGAAACGTATTGTGAGGAGCTGAAGAAGGCCTTGAAGCAGGCAGCACATGTGAAAAGTTGCCAGGTTACGGACAGGCCTAACTTGCCGAAGAGAACAAAAACCAGTGGTTGTGTAAAGGACGAGTTGATGCCCGTCAGCCATGAGGTAATGATGGAAGGTTTCCTGCAGATAGTATCAGAAGCCAGGCTCTCCATCAAACAGTTTAGCAAGATGCTGATCCACCACATTGAAGAAACTGAATGTGATATGATGGAGAAGCTAAATTTGATTCTCCAACATCAACAGATGTCATCAAGTAAAAAACACTCGAAAGTGATGCTATACCATGTCGAAGCTCTTATAAACCAATGTCTATATCAGGACTTTGAGAACTGCATTTTCCAGAAGAATGGCTCACCAAAGTTTCTAGACCCACAGCAAGAACGCCGGGAGAACTACTCGGCATTCCTTGCACTACGGAACTTGAGCTGGAATGAGGTACTTCACAAGGGAACAAAGTACTACAGCAAAAATTTCAGCACGTTTTGTGACCAAAAGATGAGCTGCATTGCTTCGTTGCTAAACTGGTCGAGACTGTGGCCTGAACAGCTCCTCCAGTGCTTCTTCATTGCTGCCAAATTCATTTGGTTGCTTCACCTGCTTGCCTTCTCCTTCAGCCCACCATTGATGATCTTGCGAGTTGACGAGAACCGAATCTTTGATCCCCTCTACATGGAGGACATTCTTTTGGACAAAAAACGCACGCAAATTGCAGCCCAAGTTAAGATCATGGTTATGCCAGGATTCTACATTCAAGACAAAGTGCTGAAGTGCAGGGTTCTCTGTGAGTCTCTCTCATTAGCAAAGTAA
- the LOC135643723 gene encoding uncharacterized protein LOC135643723, which yields MDRLAVALLMAIAAAMAFFPASANRCTDRIFDSASTVAHYQFLGQNRSTMVDSLSRYHLNPNEESTWMNILPRKAGQPVVTELDWAMLYRAVKRPGMKSAANGGSFLKEISLRDVRVDPSSFHGTAQQTNLEYLLLLDVDRLVWSFRKLAGLPTPGEPYLGWEEPNGQLRGHFVGHYMSATALMWAATENGTIRDRMSAVVDALDECQKKIGTGYLSAFSTEEFDLYEEVKVVWAPYYTIHKILAGLVDQYLHGNNAKALDMAIWMAEYFGNRVIDNIKKRSIAWHWEAMNEETGGMNDVLYTLYTVTNNTKHLVLAHLFDKPCFLGPLAVQADLLSGFHGNTHIPIVVGAQKRYEITGDLLYKEIGMTFMDIVNSSHSYATGGSTVNEHWTEPNRLASFLLVNTEESCTTYNLLKVSRNLLRWTKNMAYADHYERALTNGVLSIQRGTEPGIMIYFLPMNPGGSKAVSGQGGWGTPTASFWCCYGTAIESFSKLGDSIYFEEEGAVPTLYVIQFISSTLNWRSGELTLQQNTQQVSSLDDHFRVQFTVASVNKSPSKSSTLSIRVPIWTSNSGAVATINGQSVAVPSPGNVLSITKTWGSKDLLNLSMPIGVRTEAIQDDRPEFSSLKAVLFGPYLLVGLSSGEYEMGKQDVAQGLSDWILPVPDDHRLQLVSLTQESCGGTTFLSGLNASGLDATRLLTMAASPKLGTNAAAQATFRLVYTDQKAVPRIASREAVIGRVVLLEPFDLPDKVVRHQGAGKGLVISVTADVPQDRNASVFRVVEGLDGKATTISLEADSTPGCFVHHDCASGDGVQLVCPANDADRHGAAFQTAASFTFGKGLSGYHPISFTAKGTKRSFLLQPLLSLRDETYTTYFNIGV from the exons ATGGATCGCTTGGCTGTTGCCCTCCTAATGGCAATCGCCGCCGCCATGGCCTTCTTTCCCGCTTCCGCCAACAGATGCACCGACAGGATCTTCGACTCCGCCTCCACGGTCGCCCACTACCAATTTCTCGGCCAGAACCGCAGCACGATGGTGGACTCCCTCTCTCGCTACCATCTGAACCCGAACGAGGAGTCGACGTGGATGAACATTCTCCCGCGAAAGGCCGGCCAGCCGGTGGTCACCGAGCTCGACTGGGCCATGCTGTACCGAGCCGTGAAGCGGCCGGGGATGAAATCCGCCGCCAACGGCGGTAGCTTCCTGAAGGAGATATCTCTCCGTGACGTCCGAGTCGACCCCAGTTCTTTCCATGGCACAGCCCAGCAGACGAATCTGGAATACCTGCTGCTCCTCGACGTGGACCGACTCGTTTGGAGCTTCCGCAAGCTGGCAGGCCTACCGACGCCCGGCGAACCCTACCTCGGATGGGAGGAACCTAACGGACAACTCCGCGGCCACTTTGTTG GGCACTACATGAGTGCAACAGCGTTAATGTGGGCAGCCACTGAGAACGGGACGATACGCGACAGGATGAGCGCGGTGGTCGACGCACTCGACGAGTGCCAAAAGAAGATCGGAACCGGGTATCTCTCAGCTTTCTCTACGGAGGAGTTCGACCTGTACGAAGAAGTGAAAGTCGTATGGGCTCCCTACTACACCATCCATAAG ATCCTGGCCGGACTGGTGGATCAGTATTTGCATGGTAACAATGCAAAAGCACTAGACATGGCGATTTGGATGGCTGAATACTTCGGCAACCGTGTGATAGATAACATCAAGAAGCGTTCCATTGCATGGCATTGGGAAGCCATGAACGAAGAAACCGGTGGCATGAACGACGTCCTCTACACGCTGTACACAgtcacg aaTAATACGAAACATTTGGTGTTGGCTCATCTATTCGATAAGCCATGTTTTCTCGGACCACTTGCAGTGCAG GCTGATCTCCTTTCGGGATTCCATGGCAACACACACATTCCAATAGTGGTTGGGGCTCAGAAGCGATACGAAATAACTGGAGACTTGCTCTACAAG GAAATTGGAATGACATTTATGGACATTGTGAATTCCTCGCACTCATATGCAACGGGTGGATCGACCGTAAATGAACATTG GACTGAGCCGAATCGCTTGGCGAGTTTCTTGCTAGTGAACACTGAAGAATCTTGCACTACCTATAACCTGTTAAAG GTGTCTCGCAATCTGTTGAGATGGACAAAGAACATGGCGTACGCGGATCACTATGAACGCGCATTGACGAATGGAGTGTTGAGCATTCAAAGGGGGACTGAACCAGGAATCATGATCTATTTCCTCCCTATGAACCCTGGAGGCTCGAAAGCAGTGAGCGGCCAAGGCGGCTGGGGAACTCCCACTGCATCATTCTGGTGTTGCTACGGGACAG CCATCGAGTCCTTTTCGAAGCTCGGGGATTCGATATACTTCGAGGAAGAGGGTGCCGTTCCAACTCTGTATGTCATCCAGTTCATATCGAGCACTCTTAATTGGCGTTCAGGAGAACTCACCCTGCAGCAAAACACACAACAAGTTTCTTCACTCGACGACCATTTTCGAGTTCAATTCACAGTCGCCAGCGTAAACAAG TCGCCATCTAAGAGCTCTACGTTGAGCATTCGCGTACCGATTTGGACTTCGAATAGTGGGGCGGTAGCTACAATAAATGGACAAAGCGTGGCCGTACCTTCTCCAG GAAATGTCTTGTCGATCACCAAGACGTGGGGCAGCAAAGACTTGTTGAACCTGTCGATGCCAATTGGAGTGAGGACAGAGGCCATACAAG ATGATCGTCCGGAGttctcatcattgaaagcagttCTATTCGGACCGTACCTTCTCGTCGGTCTCAGCTCTGGTGAATATGAAATGGGAAAGCAGGATGTGGCTCAAGGGCTCTCTGATTGGATATTGCCAGTTCCGGATGATCACAGGCTTCAGCTCGTGTCGCTCACCCAGGAGAGTTGCGGCGGCACGACGTTCCTCTCCGGCTTGAACGCCTCCGGCCTCGACGCCACGCGCCTGCTCACCATGGCAGCATCTCCGAAGCTCGGAACGAATGCTGCTGCGCAAGCCACGTTTAGACTCGTCTACACGGACCAGAAAGCCGTACCTCGAATTGCATCCCGAGAGGCCGTCATCGGAAGGGTCGTCCTCCTCGAGCCGTTCGATCTCCCGGACAAGGTGGTACGCCACCAAGGTGCCGGTAAAGGGCTCGTTATCTCTGTCACGGCGGACGTGCCCCAGGATCGAAATGCTTCCGTGTTTCGGGTGGTGGAAGGATTGGATGGGAAAGCGACCACCATCTCGCTGGAAGCTGACAGCACACCGGGCTGCTTTGTGCACCACGATTGCGCCTCGGGTGATGGCGTTCAGCTTGTTTGTCCAGCCAACGACGCCGACCGCCATGGTGCCGCGTTCCAAACGGCCGCGAGCTTCACGTTCGGGAAGGGATTGAGTGGGTATCACCCCATCAGCTTCACGGCGAAGGGAACCAAGAGAAGCTTTCTGCTCCAGCCATTACTGAGCTTGCGAGATGAGACCTACACCACCTACTTCAACATTGGAGTTTGA